In the genome of Candidatus Margulisiibacteriota bacterium, the window GAGGACGTTATTGAGCTGGTGGACGGTAAAGCCGATCCGGTGGTCGGTGACCCGGCTCTGCGGGAAATTGTAGGTCCGGATCTTTTCCGAGCGGTCGCCGGTGCCGACCATGATCTTGCGGGTCGATTCCCGGTCTTTCCGCTGTTTTTCGATCTCCGCCTCGTAAATGCGGGAACGGAGCAGCTTCATCGCCTTGACCCGGTTCTGCAGCTGCGACCGCTCTTCCCGGCACTCCACGATCACGCCGGTCGGCAGGTGGGTCAGCCGGACGGCCGAGGAGACCTTATTGACGTTCTGGCCGCCGGCGCCGCCGGAGCGGAACGCCTCGAACTTGATGTCCTTTTCGTCGACCTTCACGTCGACTTCGTCGACTTCCGGCAGGACGGCGACGGTCGCCGCCGAGGTGTGGATCCGGCCGCTGGCCTCGGTTTTGGGGACGCGCTGGACGCGGTGGGTGCCGCTTTCGTATTTCAGACGGCTGTACGCCCCTTTGCCGATGATATTGAAGACCGCTTCCTTGTAGCCGCCGAGGCCGGTGTCGTTGACCTCCAGCATTTCGGTCTTCCAGCCTTTCCGTTCGGCGTAGCGCAGGTACATGCGGAGCAGGTCGCCGGCGAAGAGGGCGGCCTCGTCGCCGCCGGTCCCGGCGCGGACTTCCATGATGATGTTCT includes:
- the prfA gene encoding peptide chain release factor 1 codes for the protein MLPEKLAKIEQHYLELEKLVSDPKVINDHDTFVKYTKEYNNLKEIVDKYREYRAVVRETEDTEGMMEEEGMKELAEVELDDLKKRKEELTKELETLLLPKDQLDEKNIIMEVRAGTGGDEAALFAGDLLRMYLRYAERKGWKTEMLEVNDTGLGGYKEAVFNIIGKGAYSRLKYESGTHRVQRVPKTEASGRIHTSAATVAVLPEVDEVDVKVDEKDIKFEAFRSGGAGGQNVNKVSSAVRLTHLPTGVIVECREERSQLQNRVKAMKLLRSRIYEAEIEKQRKDRESTRKIMVGTGDRSEKIRTYNFPQSRVTDHRIGFTVHQLNNVLDGELDEIIDALATADRAAKLAKAA